A region from the Lentimonas sp. CC4 genome encodes:
- a CDS encoding class I SAM-dependent methyltransferase codes for MKNEYALLDSGHGRKLERFGKITLDRPCAQAVWNPANPQLWKSADAFFTRKEGLEWRGRDKLPESWRATINDVTLKLSTTDFGHLGVFPETRDMWSWITKTLAAEAPKRKEPLKFLNLFAYSGGATLAGAKGGAHCCHVDASKGMVQWARQNAELNGLTDHPIRWIVDDVNKFLTREIKRGNRYDGILLDPPSFGRGKGGELYKIEHALLETLKLVKGVLTDRPCFVYLTSHTPGFTPIVLDNLLKQLLPGGKTEHGEMLLTGENNVFPVPSGTWSRWTAK; via the coding sequence ATGAAAAACGAATACGCACTCCTAGACAGCGGCCACGGCCGAAAACTCGAACGCTTTGGCAAGATCACCCTCGATCGCCCCTGCGCTCAAGCAGTGTGGAACCCCGCCAACCCACAACTCTGGAAGTCGGCCGACGCGTTTTTTACCCGTAAAGAAGGCCTCGAGTGGCGCGGCCGAGACAAACTGCCCGAATCGTGGAGAGCCACGATCAACGACGTCACTCTTAAGCTATCCACTACCGACTTCGGCCACCTCGGAGTCTTCCCTGAGACGCGCGACATGTGGAGCTGGATCACTAAGACGCTCGCGGCCGAAGCCCCCAAGCGCAAAGAGCCGCTTAAATTCCTCAACCTATTCGCCTACTCAGGCGGTGCCACCCTCGCCGGAGCCAAAGGCGGCGCACACTGCTGCCACGTCGATGCCTCCAAAGGCATGGTGCAATGGGCACGTCAGAACGCCGAGCTCAACGGACTCACCGACCACCCGATCCGCTGGATCGTGGACGACGTTAACAAATTCCTGACCCGCGAAATCAAGCGCGGCAACCGCTACGACGGCATTCTCCTCGACCCGCCCTCCTTCGGGCGCGGTAAAGGCGGCGAGCTGTATAAGATCGAGCACGCACTCCTCGAAACACTAAAGCTCGTCAAAGGCGTGCTCACCGACCGACCCTGCTTCGTCTATTTAACCAGTCACACGCCAGGTTTCACACCGATCGTCTTAGATAATCTACTAAAGCAACTCCTCCCCGGTGGCAAAACCGAACACGGCGAGATGCTACTCACAGGTGAAAACAACGTGTTTCCAGTTCCCAGCGGCACATGGTCGCGTTGGACGGCGAAGTAA
- a CDS encoding mechanosensitive ion channel domain-containing protein — protein sequence MPELPQLGPVLNQLIASCLLFAGLVLFQFACNTWIKNRQFHSATYRRKWSLSLRNLRLLILVIGLILIWATELRTAAISAVAILAAIVIGTKELLMCILGSVVKTGSNAFRLGDRILVANVEGDVVDQSLLATQLQEVINGQYSGRMVSIPNSLFLNQAIFNSTLAGGKATYGLFTVKIDRKLDWAVHESALLKAAATHCQLSKEKITAIVDNLEKQGMSLPSTEPRTLVRVEDKDTLSITLRYPANVEDKLRIEQDILRDYLSQTQTVAEATSSE from the coding sequence ATGCCAGAATTACCACAACTCGGCCCCGTGCTCAACCAACTGATTGCAAGTTGCCTACTCTTTGCTGGGCTCGTGCTCTTTCAATTCGCATGCAATACGTGGATTAAAAACCGACAATTCCACAGCGCCACCTATCGCCGCAAGTGGTCACTCAGCCTGCGCAACCTCAGGCTACTGATTTTAGTCATCGGCCTCATCCTTATTTGGGCCACTGAATTACGCACCGCAGCCATCTCTGCCGTGGCCATTCTCGCTGCAATTGTCATCGGCACCAAAGAGCTGCTCATGTGCATCCTCGGTAGCGTCGTCAAAACCGGCAGTAATGCCTTTCGACTCGGAGACCGCATCCTCGTCGCCAATGTCGAAGGCGACGTAGTTGACCAAAGCCTCCTCGCCACCCAACTACAGGAAGTGATCAACGGACAATACAGTGGGCGCATGGTCTCCATCCCCAACTCACTCTTCCTCAATCAAGCCATCTTCAACAGCACCCTCGCTGGCGGTAAAGCCACCTATGGACTGTTTACCGTAAAAATTGATCGCAAGCTCGACTGGGCCGTCCATGAAAGCGCTTTACTCAAGGCAGCTGCCACACACTGCCAGCTCAGCAAAGAAAAGATCACAGCCATCGTCGATAACTTGGAAAAACAAGGCATGTCGCTCCCAAGCACGGAGCCACGCACCTTAGTTCGAGTCGAAGACAAAGATACACTCAGCATCACCCTGCGCTACCCCGCCAACGTCGAAGATAAACTCCGCATCGAACAAGACATCCTACGCGACTATCTCAGTCAGACTCAAACCGTGGCGGAAGCAACAAGCAGCGAGTAG